The proteins below come from a single Edaphobacter acidisoli genomic window:
- a CDS encoding alpha-L-fucosidase, whose amino-acid sequence MQRREFCKLVGISAVVKAVGAVGAAESSNPYVPEADSLVLRKLDEWQDWKFGFMMHWGPYSQWGVVESWSICSEDWIRRPAGISYVDYKKKYEALPTTFNPIGFDPDVWAGVAKNAGTKYVVFTTKHHDGFSMFDTRQTDYRITAPDVPFHTNPRANIANEVFAAFRKQSFGIGAYFSKPDWHNPDYWAPEWATPDRNVNYDTRKYVERWQHFAAFVHRQIGELTSEYGSLDILWLDGGWVNSKTHPDAIVGSGEVPWPQDIDMPGLAALARRNQPGLIIVDRAVGGPYENYRTPEQQIPKTPLAYPWETCMTLGNSWSYKPNDHYKSARQIVHILVDIVAKGGNYLLNVGPDANGELPTAAVARLAEIGAWIKINGEAIYATRPVAPYRDGKLCFTRGKDGTFYAIYLLDEGEIAPGTLRLKGIVPARAATIHLLGSETQLKWKSDGAGTSIALPETLCRQTVDDYAVSLRISAIRH is encoded by the coding sequence ATGCAGCGGAGAGAATTCTGTAAGTTAGTAGGGATATCGGCGGTTGTGAAGGCGGTCGGGGCAGTTGGAGCGGCTGAGAGCAGTAACCCATATGTGCCCGAGGCTGATTCACTTGTTCTACGCAAACTTGATGAGTGGCAGGACTGGAAGTTTGGTTTCATGATGCACTGGGGACCATATAGTCAGTGGGGTGTAGTGGAATCGTGGTCGATCTGTTCTGAGGACTGGATCAGGCGTCCTGCGGGCATCAGCTACGTCGATTACAAGAAAAAATACGAGGCATTGCCAACGACGTTCAACCCGATCGGGTTCGATCCCGACGTCTGGGCAGGCGTCGCTAAAAATGCCGGCACGAAATACGTTGTATTCACGACCAAGCACCACGATGGCTTTTCAATGTTCGACACCAGGCAGACTGACTACCGCATCACCGCGCCTGACGTTCCATTTCACACAAATCCCCGCGCAAACATCGCCAATGAAGTCTTTGCCGCTTTCCGCAAGCAATCTTTCGGTATCGGAGCATATTTCTCAAAGCCTGACTGGCACAACCCGGACTATTGGGCACCCGAATGGGCCACTCCCGATCGGAATGTCAACTACGACACGCGTAAATATGTTGAACGCTGGCAACACTTCGCCGCATTCGTACACCGACAGATCGGAGAGTTGACTTCCGAATATGGCTCGCTTGATATTCTCTGGCTTGACGGCGGCTGGGTAAATTCAAAGACCCATCCGGATGCGATCGTCGGAAGTGGCGAAGTACCATGGCCGCAAGATATCGACATGCCAGGTTTGGCTGCGCTTGCACGCAGGAATCAACCCGGCCTGATCATCGTCGACCGCGCCGTTGGTGGTCCTTACGAAAATTACCGGACGCCAGAGCAGCAGATACCCAAGACGCCGCTGGCCTATCCCTGGGAAACCTGCATGACTCTCGGCAATTCATGGTCGTACAAGCCCAATGATCACTATAAGTCTGCGCGCCAGATTGTTCACATACTTGTAGACATCGTTGCTAAAGGCGGCAACTATCTGCTCAATGTCGGCCCTGATGCAAATGGCGAACTGCCGACCGCGGCTGTTGCACGACTCGCTGAAATCGGAGCTTGGATAAAGATCAACGGTGAGGCGATCTATGCGACGCGCCCTGTCGCGCCATACCGCGATGGCAAACTGTGCTTTACCCGTGGCAAGGATGGGACTTTTTATGCGATCTATCTGCTCGACGAAGGCGAGATAGCTCCTGGAACGCTTAGGTTGAAAGGTATTGTTCCAGCGCGAGCTGCGACGATACATCTGCTCGGGAGTGAGACCCAGCTCAAGTGGAAGAGTGACGGTGCGGGCACGAGCATCGCTCTTCCAGAAACGCTGTGCAGGCAAACTGTCGATGATTACGCTGTCAGCCTGCGTATTTCTGCGATACGACACTAA